A window from Dehalobacter sp. DCA encodes these proteins:
- a CDS encoding cobalamin B12-binding domain-containing protein, with amino-acid sequence MSKKILEQLTEAVSNGNDDLTKELVSQGIEAGLTPTEIINGMSPGAREAGRKFATGEYFLPELMMAGEAMNAGVQILIPYMTGDASPKSIGKVVIGSVEGDVHDIGKNIIAALLRADGFEVIDLGVDVPADTFIEAVKKEQPEILGLGSYMSTTLKGIEDTMDLLVKESLRDKVKVLMGGVAVFPQYVQRIGGDGYAEDADGAIREAKRLIGGE; translated from the coding sequence ATGAGCAAAAAAATTTTAGAACAGCTAACTGAAGCAGTTTCGAACGGTAATGATGATCTAACCAAAGAATTGGTGAGTCAAGGGATTGAAGCAGGATTAACTCCAACAGAAATAATCAATGGAATGTCACCGGGAGCCAGAGAAGCAGGTCGGAAATTTGCGACAGGTGAATATTTTCTCCCTGAGCTAATGATGGCTGGTGAGGCAATGAATGCCGGCGTACAGATACTCATTCCTTATATGACGGGTGATGCTTCTCCTAAATCTATCGGAAAAGTAGTAATTGGTAGCGTTGAAGGAGATGTCCACGACATCGGTAAGAATATCATTGCCGCGCTATTAAGGGCAGATGGTTTTGAAGTAATAGACTTGGGAGTAGATGTTCCAGCTGATACGTTTATTGAAGCGGTAAAAAAGGAACAACCGGAGATTTTAGGCCTTGGTTCTTACATGTCCACCACCCTAAAAGGGATTGAAGACACAATGGACCTGCTGGTCAAAGAATCTCTGCGGGACAAAGTGAAAGTGCTTATGGGAGGAGTAGCTGTATTCCCACAATATGTTCAACGGATCGGTGGCGACGGATATGCTGAGGACGCTGATGGAGCCATACGCGAAGCAAAAAGATTGATAGGTGGTGAATAA
- a CDS encoding sensor histidine kinase, which translates to MAQSNDKAKAINRISTIIDRTYHLAEIITRETMQEINNMFFNVLAINIVFIDNRAVPISPPLGSFPNWCQSYFANKKHFFQCLYCFETGLKNSYNNESSKVYKGHCGLTLISAPLYSRDDVLLGCLITGPVQLMEAESLPGGTDGPHENYLKHLSTIPKISGDRFTAVARLISTLANYLTVSESLSRYQQELMSYQERLLREIQKTGNLEKEITEYQLMLKHAELRELQAKMNPHFLFNALNVIARLAFAEGAVETERAVFALADVARYGIEGNIEMVFLKTELDHISSYLSIQQLRFGNRINVRIIVKKEHLNVKILPYTLQPLVDNAFKHGFESVPGKHRLLIKVDEDIQGNRLLVNVIDDGIGIETRRFTESDHWCHCPGSSLENIHQRLRRSFGEAYGLQGYQRY; encoded by the coding sequence GTGGCGCAAAGCAACGATAAAGCAAAGGCGATTAATAGAATAAGTACCATTATTGACAGGACATACCACTTAGCTGAGATTATTACACGAGAAACAATGCAAGAAATTAATAATATGTTTTTTAATGTCTTAGCGATTAATATTGTCTTCATTGATAACAGAGCAGTTCCCATATCTCCCCCATTAGGGTCTTTCCCTAATTGGTGCCAGTCCTATTTTGCTAATAAAAAGCATTTCTTTCAATGTTTATACTGTTTTGAAACGGGTTTGAAAAATAGTTATAACAATGAAAGTTCCAAGGTCTATAAAGGACATTGCGGTCTCACTCTAATTTCTGCTCCTCTATATTCCCGAGATGATGTTCTTTTAGGATGTTTAATTACCGGGCCAGTTCAGCTCATGGAAGCGGAATCTTTGCCCGGAGGGACAGATGGACCACACGAGAATTATTTAAAACATTTGAGTACTATCCCTAAGATTTCTGGTGATCGGTTTACAGCCGTTGCAAGATTAATTTCTACCTTGGCTAATTATCTTACAGTTTCCGAAAGTCTTTCCCGTTATCAACAAGAATTGATGTCCTATCAAGAGCGTCTGCTTCGAGAAATCCAAAAAACAGGCAATCTGGAAAAAGAAATTACTGAGTACCAGTTGATGCTGAAACATGCAGAACTAAGGGAACTGCAGGCCAAAATGAACCCGCATTTCCTTTTTAACGCCTTAAATGTAATCGCCCGATTGGCGTTTGCCGAAGGAGCAGTTGAGACTGAGAGAGCTGTTTTTGCTTTAGCGGATGTGGCCCGTTACGGTATCGAGGGAAATATCGAAATGGTCTTTTTGAAAACGGAATTAGATCATATAAGTTCTTACTTGAGCATCCAACAGTTAAGGTTTGGAAACCGGATTAACGTAAGAATCATAGTAAAAAAAGAACATCTAAACGTGAAAATTCTTCCTTATACTTTACAACCACTGGTAGACAATGCATTCAAACATGGGTTCGAATCGGTCCCCGGCAAACACCGCCTATTAATAAAGGTTGATGAGGATATCCAGGGAAATCGTTTGTTAGTCAATGTCATTGATGACGGAATAGGTATTGAAACTCGACGTTTTACCGAAAGTGATCACTGGTGCCATTGCCCTGGTTCCAGTCTGGAAAATATCCATCAAAGATTGAGACGGTCGTTTGGCGAGGCATATGGATTGCAGGGATATCAAAGGTACTAA
- a CDS encoding helix-turn-helix domain-containing protein, with translation MKPIFLAGHKISQLKPIAHQVAKDHGELTPEGLKINIILSYQELANLVNASRVMVTNVLNELKHEGVIMINQRMFYLVDNM, from the coding sequence TTGAAGCCGATTTTTCTCGCTGGACATAAAATTAGTCAACTTAAACCGATAGCGCATCAGGTCGCGAAGGATCATGGAGAATTGACTCCAGAGGGATTGAAAATAAACATTATCTTAAGCTACCAAGAGTTGGCCAATCTGGTTAATGCTTCAAGAGTCATGGTTACTAATGTTCTTAACGAACTTAAACATGAAGGTGTCATTATGATTAATCAACGAATGTTCTATTTAGTGGACAATATGTAG
- a CDS encoding FAD:protein FMN transferase — MFDTEVSLEVNGWGAKSIGLQALNRMNEIDSKLDKFSKGSELDRINQAAGVKPVEVSDLTFEAIQQSIEVAEMTQGAFDPTIGPIMTLWGFGLEGQHRVPSAQEVEATLKLVDYRKVVLDQEKKTVFLAQKGMVLDLGGIAKGYAVDQAVSILRKNSITSALVSAGGNIFTIGQKSDNSPWQIGIRNPVAKGKVVGYVQMQNQDIDTSGDYEQFFWAEGKKYSHIMDPRTGYPVQGVSGSTVIVSQASQADALATAVFVLGAEKGLKLIDEVNGSGLVINSEGELFFSSKMKEIFKK; from the coding sequence TTGTTTGATACTGAAGTCTCCCTAGAGGTGAATGGCTGGGGAGCTAAGAGCATTGGTTTACAAGCGTTGAACCGTATGAATGAAATCGATTCGAAACTCGATAAGTTCTCAAAGGGAAGCGAACTGGATAGGATTAACCAAGCTGCTGGAGTTAAGCCAGTTGAGGTTTCGGATTTGACTTTTGAGGCCATCCAACAATCTATAGAGGTTGCAGAGATGACCCAAGGCGCTTTTGATCCAACAATCGGACCGATTATGACCCTGTGGGGCTTTGGGTTGGAGGGGCAACACAGGGTGCCATCAGCTCAGGAGGTAGAGGCAACCTTGAAGCTGGTAGATTACAGGAAGGTAGTTTTGGACCAAGAGAAAAAGACAGTCTTTCTAGCTCAGAAGGGGATGGTTCTCGATCTAGGTGGTATTGCCAAAGGGTACGCTGTAGATCAGGCAGTAAGCATCCTTCGTAAGAATAGTATTACTTCAGCTCTAGTATCTGCGGGAGGAAACATTTTCACCATTGGCCAAAAAAGTGACAATAGCCCTTGGCAAATCGGAATCCGTAATCCTGTTGCTAAGGGAAAGGTAGTTGGCTATGTTCAAATGCAAAATCAAGACATAGATACATCAGGTGACTATGAACAGTTCTTCTGGGCTGAAGGGAAAAAATATAGTCATATTATGGATCCACGTACTGGTTATCCTGTTCAAGGAGTGAGTGGATCCACGGTAATCGTGTCTCAGGCTTCACAAGCGGATGCATTGGCTACGGCTGTTTTTGTGCTTGGTGCAGAGAAGGGTCTGAAATTGATAGACGAAGTGAATGGTTCGGGACTGGTCATCAATTCAGAAGGTGAGTTGTTTTTTTCTTCCAAGATGAAAGAGATATTTAAGAAATAG
- a CDS encoding NusG domain II-containing protein — MKHNEVDKPIDEISRRKFLVGSVAAGALAMGGVLAGNKHIFAQSFERLRSDRWEVSIDGKVVKEGLIPLEIKQELLIPVQNGTARIVFDQGRIYLPEDNNICEKKICSLMGSITKSGETITCLPNKLVIRIL; from the coding sequence ATGAAACATAATGAAGTCGATAAGCCCATAGATGAGATAAGTAGGCGTAAATTTTTGGTCGGTAGTGTGGCCGCAGGCGCTCTTGCTATGGGCGGTGTTCTGGCTGGTAATAAACATATTTTTGCGCAATCGTTCGAACGATTGAGAAGCGACCGTTGGGAAGTTTCAATCGATGGAAAAGTTGTGAAGGAAGGTTTGATCCCTCTTGAAATCAAGCAGGAATTGTTGATCCCTGTCCAAAACGGAACCGCACGGATCGTATTCGATCAGGGACGAATATATTTACCTGAAGACAATAACATCTGTGAAAAAAAGATCTGTTCCTTGATGGGCTCGATCACGAAGTCCGGCGAGACGATCACCTGCCTTCCCAACAAACTGGTAATACGCATTCTGTAG
- a CDS encoding FMN-binding protein, translating into MINKKVENKTKNVIKIIAVLTLVISLFVSWVLPEKDLLPFAKEVLPQAQSFQKVASSPLTYEGIVQGENGKTQRVGYVVIDQAVGYGGPIKMATGIDLEGKIQKAIIVNHKDTPSFVQMVLNHGYLKQFIGKDITESLNIEKDIDSISGATYTSRGIAKAISQGSHAVARTQFKLDVSDEEVAFKFGAKEISVLLLVILMLIGVVLKNKKLRWVTLIGSLIFIGFKFNTPFSLANVAALLMGNFPSIRENLVWYILLIGMPIITFVVGRNLYCFWLCPFGALQEILSKIGGGSFKCCNKKIETKASKIKYFLVYFALLASILLRSPGFAGYEPYSTLFGLQGFGIEWFILPLVLFPSLLIRRFWCRFFCPGMVFNEFILNLRSFKKFINGRIDKLSHKKMTVLETVHTKECGTLMKFEINLKDVVFLVLISSIILMIVVNMFQIYLNR; encoded by the coding sequence ATGATTAACAAAAAAGTAGAGAATAAAACAAAAAATGTGATTAAGATCATTGCTGTATTGACATTAGTAATTTCATTATTTGTTAGTTGGGTGTTACCCGAAAAAGATTTACTGCCATTTGCCAAAGAAGTCCTTCCTCAAGCCCAATCCTTCCAAAAGGTTGCGTCTTCTCCTTTAACATATGAGGGAATAGTTCAAGGTGAGAATGGAAAGACGCAAAGAGTTGGCTATGTAGTTATTGATCAGGCGGTGGGTTATGGCGGCCCGATTAAGATGGCTACAGGAATTGATTTGGAAGGGAAAATCCAAAAAGCAATTATTGTAAACCATAAAGATACACCTTCTTTTGTTCAGATGGTTTTGAACCATGGCTATCTTAAGCAGTTCATTGGCAAGGACATTACTGAGTCATTGAACATTGAAAAAGATATTGATAGTATCTCCGGGGCAACGTATACCTCCCGCGGAATAGCTAAGGCAATCTCCCAGGGAAGTCACGCTGTAGCAAGAACCCAGTTTAAATTGGATGTTTCGGATGAGGAAGTTGCTTTTAAGTTTGGTGCAAAAGAGATATCTGTACTGTTGCTCGTTATTTTGATGCTAATTGGGGTTGTATTAAAAAACAAAAAATTAAGATGGGTAACCTTAATTGGCAGCCTAATCTTTATAGGTTTTAAATTTAATACTCCTTTTTCTCTGGCTAACGTGGCGGCGCTATTAATGGGTAATTTCCCTTCCATTCGGGAGAACCTGGTCTGGTATATTCTGCTGATCGGCATGCCAATTATTACCTTTGTGGTTGGTAGAAACCTCTATTGCTTCTGGCTTTGTCCGTTTGGTGCTTTGCAGGAAATTTTAAGTAAGATTGGCGGAGGCAGTTTTAAATGCTGTAACAAAAAAATAGAAACGAAAGCCTCTAAGATCAAATATTTCTTGGTATATTTTGCATTATTGGCTTCCATCCTACTTAGATCCCCCGGCTTTGCCGGTTATGAGCCTTATTCTACTTTATTTGGGTTACAAGGTTTTGGCATTGAATGGTTTATCCTACCCCTAGTGCTCTTTCCATCACTTCTAATCAGGAGATTCTGGTGTCGATTTTTTTGTCCGGGTATGGTCTTTAATGAATTTATTTTAAATTTAAGAAGCTTTAAAAAATTCATTAATGGGAGAATTGATAAATTGAGTCATAAAAAGATGACAGTTCTTGAAACAGTACACACTAAGGAATGCGGTACGTTGATGAAATTCGAGATAAATCTTAAAGACGTTGTGTTCTTGGTGTTAATTAGTAGCATTATTCTAATGATTGTAGTTAATATGTTTCAAATATATCTCAATCGATGA
- a CDS encoding reductive dehalogenase: MIDKRQEIVEAAAALMHSKGHENTKLSDILKEGQLMEKEKCNNDEPATMDKEKSNNDKPATKINRRQFLKFGAGASSGIAIATAATALGGKSLIDPKQVYAGTVKELDELPFNIPADYKPFTHQRNIWGQALLGVPEPLALRERFAEVRWNGWQTDGSPGLTVLDGAAAHASWAVDYYLNGENSACRANKGFFEWHPKVPELNFRWGDPERNIHSPGVKSAEEGTMAVKKIARFFGAAKAGIAPFDKRWVFTETAAFVKTPEGESLKFIPPDFGFEPKHVISMIIPQSLEGTKCAPSFLGSAEYGLSYTQIGYAAFGLSMFIKDLGYHAVPIGADSALAIPIAIQAGLGEYSRSGLMITPEFGPNVRLCEVFTDMPLNHDKPISFGVTEFCKTCKKCAEACAPQAISYEDPTIDGPRGQMQNSGIKRWYVDPVKCFEFWSRDNVRNCCGACIAACPFTKPEAWHHTLIRSLVGAPVITPFMKDMDDIFGYGKPNDEKAIADWWK, translated from the coding sequence TTGATAGATAAACGTCAAGAGATTGTAGAAGCAGCGGCTGCTCTGATGCACTCGAAAGGACATGAAAACACCAAACTCAGCGATATTCTAAAGGAGGGTCAACTTATGGAAAAAGAAAAATGTAACAATGATGAGCCGGCAACAATGGACAAGGAAAAAAGTAACAACGATAAGCCGGCAACAAAAATTAATCGCAGACAATTCCTTAAATTTGGAGCTGGAGCTTCTTCGGGTATTGCAATTGCCACTGCAGCTACTGCATTGGGAGGGAAATCACTTATCGATCCCAAACAGGTATATGCTGGAACGGTCAAGGAACTGGATGAACTTCCCTTTAATATCCCGGCAGACTACAAACCGTTTACCCATCAAAGGAATATATGGGGCCAGGCTTTATTGGGAGTACCCGAACCTCTAGCACTCAGAGAGCGTTTTGCTGAAGTAAGATGGAATGGTTGGCAGACAGATGGTTCGCCCGGTCTTACTGTACTTGATGGTGCGGCTGCTCATGCAAGCTGGGCCGTTGATTATTATCTTAACGGGGAAAATAGCGCCTGCAGGGCCAATAAAGGTTTTTTTGAATGGCATCCCAAAGTGCCCGAGCTGAACTTTAGGTGGGGCGATCCGGAGAGAAATATTCATTCCCCCGGTGTAAAAAGTGCCGAAGAAGGAACGATGGCAGTAAAAAAAATAGCTAGATTTTTCGGCGCTGCTAAAGCTGGGATAGCGCCTTTTGACAAACGTTGGGTTTTTACTGAAACGGCTGCCTTTGTTAAAACGCCTGAGGGTGAAAGTCTGAAATTTATCCCTCCGGATTTTGGGTTTGAGCCCAAGCATGTAATCTCGATGATTATCCCACAGTCGCTAGAAGGAACAAAGTGTGCCCCGTCCTTTTTAGGATCAGCTGAATATGGATTAAGTTATACCCAGATTGGATATGCTGCATTCGGTTTATCCATGTTTATTAAAGATCTGGGATATCATGCGGTTCCAATCGGAGCTGACAGTGCATTAGCTATACCTATAGCTATTCAGGCGGGTCTGGGGGAATACAGCAGGTCGGGGCTAATGATTACGCCTGAATTTGGTCCAAATGTTAGACTCTGTGAAGTATTTACTGACATGCCTTTAAATCATGATAAACCTATTTCATTCGGAGTAACTGAATTTTGCAAAACCTGCAAAAAATGCGCTGAAGCATGCGCCCCTCAAGCTATTAGCTATGAAGATCCTACCATTGATGGACCTCGTGGGCAAATGCAAAATTCGGGAATAAAGAGATGGTATGTTGACCCGGTGAAGTGCTTTGAATTCTGGTCGCGTGATAACGTCAGAAACTGCTGCGGAGCTTGTATAGCTGCTTGCCCATTTACTAAGCCGGAAGCCTGGCACCATACCTTAATTAGGAGTCTAGTAGGAGCACCTGTTATTACTCCATTCATGAAAGATATGGATGATATTTTTGGATACGGAAAGCCGAATGATGAAAAAGCGATAGCAGATTGGTGGAAATAA
- a CDS encoding DUF1638 domain-containing protein — protein MEVRIVACGIFQLELERALEEIKAEWASSDEFKVTYTTPALHVDYTKLKDGITEALDKVTEEKIVLFFGSICHPELSEFTEKFHVIRQQPKNCIELVLGQERQKELEASARVFYLTSGWLRNWQNIFRHGQGWDEIDARQNFGFYDKILLLDTGVSEFNHVDILEFYEYTQVPIEIERVELDVFKKHVLETLKEALAQKPPLTAV, from the coding sequence ATGGAGGTGCGCATAGTCGCCTGTGGTATCTTTCAACTTGAGCTTGAGCGAGCACTAGAGGAAATAAAAGCGGAATGGGCATCTTCTGACGAGTTCAAAGTTACTTATACAACCCCGGCTTTGCACGTAGACTATACTAAACTAAAAGATGGCATCACTGAAGCACTGGATAAGGTGACCGAAGAAAAGATAGTCCTCTTTTTCGGTTCTATATGCCATCCTGAGCTTAGCGAATTTACGGAAAAATTTCACGTTATTAGGCAGCAACCCAAGAATTGTATTGAATTGGTTTTAGGTCAGGAAAGACAGAAGGAGTTAGAGGCATCCGCTCGGGTTTTTTATCTTACTTCAGGCTGGTTGCGGAATTGGCAAAATATATTCAGGCATGGACAGGGCTGGGACGAAATAGACGCCAGACAGAATTTTGGTTTCTATGATAAAATTTTACTTCTAGACACTGGTGTTTCGGAGTTTAATCATGTGGATATCCTGGAGTTTTATGAATATACTCAGGTACCAATCGAAATTGAGAGAGTCGAACTAGACGTTTTTAAGAAGCACGTGCTTGAAACTTTAAAAGAAGCATTAGCCCAAAAGCCTCCCCTTACAGCGGTTTAA